The following proteins come from a genomic window of Corallococcus sp. NCRR:
- a CDS encoding fibronectin type III domain-containing protein, with translation MSLRRLSLLLVPTCAAWLGCGDAVPPSEEVNPPEIATDPREGTAVIINEDMPPGCGEPDAGTGPVDTGTSVLVTADTRFHSAAGVTVVPQNLAGSDLEILVPNGVDFDRYTGTPVAGGMRFDNVPDGEYFLRSNRHYFLTRERHFDLGVNRIGRPDAVYVPVTGNPVSAELFNLDPWQNYTSISEPGTTVQLISADVNLYSTMFLEAQTGDTSIVEPDASASFSTGYGAPVLDASKGDRIYVNQLNSVQAGTLPSGGTLAYQSVVSSAHLPSFSFTPDGTTSLPLTATLAPVTQTPFSMEWRLSEFARWSSDANPSGILSNPSLSLVPAPFGYQHGWVGYQGELFNMWLPRGETGVIASRLAYGNPYPSNWGVVGTAGYAFRSATSVTVGSRIHYPSGNIFVTDRLDRLIAGPLQPSLSPPRDLRIDGVDAYVSRVVGSNQPVIDWRAPVMGTPRHYTVSVIQLIGTYTVANPTFRFYVPGDRTQVRLPPGLLLPGTTYYVRVAADGSPNYEPSRAPYVTAELLPTVTADTFSAVFTTP, from the coding sequence ATGTCCTTGCGACGTCTGTCGTTGTTGCTCGTCCCCACCTGCGCGGCCTGGCTGGGCTGCGGGGATGCCGTGCCTCCCTCCGAGGAGGTGAACCCTCCCGAAATCGCCACGGACCCCCGCGAGGGGACGGCGGTCATCATCAACGAGGACATGCCGCCGGGCTGTGGTGAGCCCGATGCGGGCACCGGCCCGGTGGACACGGGCACGTCCGTGCTGGTGACGGCGGACACGCGGTTCCACTCCGCCGCCGGGGTGACGGTCGTTCCCCAGAACCTGGCCGGCAGCGACCTGGAGATATTGGTCCCCAACGGCGTCGACTTCGACCGGTACACCGGCACGCCGGTGGCCGGGGGCATGCGCTTCGACAACGTTCCGGACGGCGAGTACTTCCTGCGCTCGAACCGGCACTACTTCCTGACGCGCGAGCGCCACTTCGACCTGGGCGTCAACCGCATCGGCCGGCCGGACGCCGTCTATGTGCCTGTCACCGGGAACCCTGTGTCGGCGGAGCTCTTCAACCTGGATCCCTGGCAGAACTACACGTCCATCTCCGAGCCGGGCACCACCGTGCAGCTCATCAGCGCGGACGTGAACCTCTACAGCACGATGTTTCTGGAGGCCCAGACCGGTGACACGTCCATCGTCGAACCGGACGCCTCCGCGAGCTTCAGCACCGGCTACGGAGCGCCTGTCCTGGATGCGTCGAAGGGCGACCGCATCTACGTGAACCAGCTCAACTCCGTGCAGGCCGGCACGCTGCCGAGCGGCGGGACGCTGGCGTACCAGTCCGTGGTGAGCAGCGCGCACCTGCCGTCGTTCTCGTTCACGCCGGACGGCACCACCTCGCTGCCGCTGACGGCCACGTTGGCGCCCGTGACGCAGACGCCGTTCTCCATGGAATGGCGCCTGAGCGAGTTCGCCCGTTGGAGCTCGGACGCGAACCCCAGCGGCATCCTCAGCAATCCCTCGCTGTCACTGGTGCCCGCGCCGTTCGGCTACCAGCACGGCTGGGTGGGCTACCAGGGAGAGCTCTTCAACATGTGGCTGCCGCGCGGCGAGACTGGCGTCATCGCGAGCCGGCTCGCCTACGGCAATCCCTATCCGTCCAACTGGGGCGTGGTGGGCACCGCCGGCTATGCGTTCCGGTCCGCGACGTCCGTCACCGTGGGGAGCCGGATCCACTACCCCAGCGGCAACATCTTCGTCACCGACCGGCTGGACCGCCTCATCGCCGGTCCCCTCCAGCCCTCCCTTTCGCCGCCGCGGGACCTGCGCATCGACGGCGTGGATGCCTATGTGTCGCGCGTCGTGGGCTCCAACCAGCCCGTCATCGACTGGCGGGCCCCCGTCATGGGCACGCCCCGGCACTACACCGTGTCCGTCATCCAGCTGATTGGCACCTACACGGTGGCCAACCCGACGTTCCGCTTCTACGTGCCCGGCGACCGGACCCAGGTCCGCCTGCCGCCGGGCCTGCTGCTGCCCGGGACGACCTACTATGTGCGCGTGGCGGCGGACGGCTCGCCGAACTACGAGCCCTCGCGTGCCCCGTACGTCACCGCGGAGCTGCTGCCCACCGTCACCGCGGACACGTTCAGCGCCGTCTTCACCACGCCGTAG
- a CDS encoding M16 family metallopeptidase: MNAPFRPRPLRSALAALLFTSACATTPAPAPAAEPTPPPSAPEAPAPPAPAAPLSPKGVTLPETTSVTLKNGVRLLLVEKHELPLVSFSAWLKGGAVTDPAGKEGLAALTAELLQKGAGSRNAQQFADAVDGVGGELEVVPAREALVLNGSFQSRDTALMVELLSDMLVRPRFDAQELEKARALRVSEIASAKDGDPRALIGVYFNAFHFPSHPYGGSAVGSEASLPGISRSDVLGWAKANLGGDRLILSVVGDFDAKQLAAKLESALGGWAPAAQPLASVPTTAPTKGRHVLLVDKPDATQTYFAIGNTGIRRTDPDRVVAELGNTVLGGRFTSLLNTELRVKTGLTYGARSSLALALQPGTVVLTSYTQTASTGRAIDLALDVLARYRQDGMDDAMLASAKAYVLGQFPPTLETGEQLAMKLSELAFYGLDAQDVNGFADAVSASTRDSVHTVLQRVLPAQEDLTFVLIGKAEALRDVARKYGPVTEMKISDKRFAPPAAPGR; encoded by the coding sequence ATGAACGCTCCCTTCCGTCCCCGCCCGCTGCGCTCCGCCCTCGCCGCGCTGCTGTTCACCTCCGCGTGCGCGACCACGCCCGCGCCCGCTCCCGCCGCCGAGCCCACGCCGCCTCCTTCCGCGCCGGAAGCCCCGGCCCCGCCCGCGCCCGCCGCCCCGCTGTCCCCGAAGGGCGTGACGCTGCCGGAGACGACCTCCGTCACGCTGAAGAACGGCGTGCGGTTGCTGCTCGTGGAGAAGCACGAGCTGCCGCTGGTGTCCTTCAGCGCGTGGCTCAAGGGCGGCGCCGTCACCGACCCCGCCGGCAAGGAGGGCCTGGCCGCGCTCACCGCCGAGCTGCTCCAGAAGGGCGCGGGCTCCCGCAACGCCCAGCAGTTCGCCGACGCCGTGGACGGCGTGGGCGGCGAGCTGGAGGTCGTGCCCGCCCGCGAGGCGCTCGTCCTCAACGGCAGCTTCCAGTCCCGCGACACCGCGCTGATGGTGGAGCTGCTGTCGGACATGCTCGTGCGCCCGCGCTTCGACGCGCAGGAGCTGGAGAAGGCCCGCGCGCTGCGCGTCTCCGAAATCGCCTCCGCCAAGGACGGCGACCCGCGCGCGCTCATCGGCGTGTACTTCAATGCCTTCCACTTCCCCTCGCACCCGTACGGCGGATCCGCGGTGGGCAGTGAGGCGTCGCTGCCGGGCATCAGCCGGAGTGATGTGCTCGGCTGGGCGAAGGCGAACCTGGGCGGGGACCGGCTCATCCTCTCCGTCGTGGGCGACTTCGACGCGAAGCAGCTCGCCGCGAAGCTGGAGTCCGCGCTGGGCGGATGGGCCCCGGCGGCGCAGCCGCTCGCCTCGGTGCCCACCACCGCGCCCACGAAGGGCCGCCACGTGCTGCTGGTGGACAAGCCCGACGCCACCCAGACCTACTTCGCCATCGGCAACACCGGCATCCGCCGCACCGACCCGGACCGCGTCGTGGCGGAGCTGGGCAACACCGTGCTGGGCGGCCGCTTCACCTCGCTGCTCAACACCGAGCTGCGCGTGAAGACCGGCCTCACCTACGGTGCGCGCTCCTCGCTGGCCCTGGCCCTCCAGCCCGGCACCGTCGTCCTCACGTCCTATACCCAGACGGCTTCCACGGGCCGTGCCATCGACCTCGCACTGGACGTGCTCGCGCGCTACCGCCAGGACGGCATGGACGACGCCATGCTGGCCTCCGCCAAGGCCTATGTGCTGGGGCAGTTCCCGCCGACGCTGGAGACCGGCGAGCAGCTGGCCATGAAGCTGTCGGAGCTGGCCTTCTACGGCCTGGACGCACAGGACGTGAACGGGTTCGCGGATGCTGTGTCCGCGTCCACCCGCGACAGCGTGCACACCGTGCTCCAGCGCGTCCTGCCCGCCCAGGAGGACCTGACGTTCGTCCTCATTGGCAAGGCGGAGGCCCTGCGCGACGTGGCCCGCAAGTACGGTCCCGTCACGGAGATGAAGATCTCCGACAAGCGCTTCGCCCCGCCGGCCGCGCCGGGCCGTTAA
- a CDS encoding DUF1615 domain-containing protein produces the protein MTRGAGRRWTGGLCVGVLLALTACASRAPVVTQVPAPPTLSVAQVARLLPAKVKGAEREGWAGDVLAALDAESIPAAAPEVCQVLAIIEQESGFQADPAVPGLPKMVRQKLDGTAGRLGPLGRRLLADVLAAQPKGAKRTFGARLDTLRTERDLDRLFRDMLAYYEEEYPAAYAAADLASSLFGPSSFAGQNPVTTAGSMQVSVRYAVEKAGPDADPVAVRESLYTRAGGVRYGTARLLGFEAAYDAPLYRFADYNSGVYSSRNAALQAQVSRLTGVALATDGDLQLYDKDGEPRGEDSQSLKALLLFRQRYAPDLSERRVRRDVKEEKTADFEKTDTYLAVKRVYANRTGQAPAYAQLPQVTLKSVKLSGQRSTAWFAKSVDARYQQCMARHRQPAR, from the coding sequence ATGACGCGGGGCGCCGGGCGCCGGTGGACTGGAGGGCTGTGCGTGGGGGTGCTGCTGGCGCTCACGGCCTGCGCGTCCCGCGCGCCGGTGGTGACGCAGGTGCCCGCGCCGCCCACGTTGTCGGTGGCGCAGGTGGCGCGACTGCTGCCCGCGAAGGTGAAGGGGGCGGAGCGCGAGGGCTGGGCGGGCGACGTGCTGGCGGCCCTGGACGCGGAGTCGATCCCCGCCGCGGCACCGGAGGTGTGTCAGGTGCTGGCCATCATCGAGCAGGAGTCCGGCTTCCAGGCGGACCCCGCGGTGCCGGGGCTGCCCAAGATGGTGCGTCAGAAGCTGGACGGCACGGCGGGACGGCTGGGTCCCCTGGGGCGGCGGCTCCTGGCGGACGTCCTGGCGGCGCAGCCGAAGGGGGCGAAGCGCACCTTCGGGGCGCGGCTGGACACCCTGCGCACGGAGCGGGACCTGGACCGGCTCTTCCGGGACATGCTGGCGTACTACGAAGAGGAGTACCCGGCGGCGTACGCGGCCGCGGACCTGGCCAGCTCGCTGTTCGGTCCGTCCTCGTTCGCGGGGCAGAACCCCGTCACCACCGCGGGCTCCATGCAGGTCAGCGTGCGCTACGCGGTGGAGAAGGCGGGCCCGGACGCGGATCCGGTGGCGGTGCGCGAGTCGCTCTACACGCGCGCGGGCGGCGTGCGCTACGGCACCGCCCGGCTCCTGGGCTTCGAGGCCGCGTACGACGCACCGCTCTACCGCTTCGCGGACTACAACAGCGGCGTCTACAGCTCGCGCAACGCGGCGCTCCAGGCCCAGGTCAGTCGGCTCACCGGGGTCGCCCTGGCGACCGACGGCGACCTCCAGTTGTATGACAAGGACGGTGAGCCGCGCGGCGAGGACAGCCAGAGCCTCAAGGCGCTGCTCCTCTTCCGTCAGCGCTACGCGCCGGACCTGAGCGAGCGCCGGGTGCGCCGGGACGTGAAGGAGGAGAAGACGGCGGACTTCGAGAAGACGGACACGTACCTGGCGGTGAAGCGCGTGTACGCGAACCGCACGGGCCAGGCGCCCGCCTACGCCCAACTGCCCCAGGTGACGCTCAAGAGCGTGAAGCTGAGCGGGCAGCGCTCCACCGCGTGGTTCGCGAAGTCGGTGGACGCCCGCTACCAGCAGTGCATGGCCCGCCACCGCCAGCCTGCGCGGTAG
- a CDS encoding M16 family metallopeptidase produces the protein MFRPPLSWFACLALLGAPQAGAQAVSGPSSKPAAASGPAAKLGSGIQARTLKNGLTVIVWPDHDIPNVALANWFRVGSRNERPGITGLSHFFEHMMFNGAKKYGPGEFDRVMEANGGANNAFTSEDVTVYLDWFPASALPLILDLEQDRLQSLSFDPKVIESERGVVYSERRSGVDNDNNGALQEQLQATAFVAHPYQIPVIGWPSDIESWRMEDLQAYFKTYYAPNNATLVLAGDLDPDRVFEQVEATLGTIPAQPAPEPVRTKEPEQQGERRIVVKKLAQSPLLQVAYHGLAANDPDIETLELLGLILTYGDSSRLHRKLVDEARVAIRVRSTTAGGFDPSLVWFSVDLTPGGDLAKTEALLNAELARVVKDGVTDAELRKARNVALATFWRKLETNSGRARELGNAATFRGDWKALFDAPSRYEQVTRDGVKALAARIFNPDHRTVGWLVPTTAPAAPAHKEAAR, from the coding sequence ATGTTCCGTCCACCGTTGTCGTGGTTCGCCTGTCTGGCCCTCCTGGGTGCGCCCCAGGCCGGGGCCCAGGCCGTCTCCGGGCCTTCCTCGAAGCCCGCCGCTGCCTCCGGCCCCGCCGCGAAGCTGGGCTCGGGCATCCAGGCCCGCACGCTGAAGAACGGGCTCACCGTCATCGTCTGGCCGGACCACGACATCCCCAACGTGGCGCTCGCCAACTGGTTCCGCGTGGGCAGCCGCAACGAGCGCCCCGGCATCACCGGCCTGTCCCACTTCTTCGAGCACATGATGTTCAACGGCGCGAAGAAGTACGGCCCCGGTGAGTTCGACCGCGTCATGGAGGCCAACGGCGGCGCCAACAACGCCTTCACCTCCGAGGACGTCACCGTCTACCTGGACTGGTTCCCCGCCTCCGCGCTGCCCCTCATCCTCGACCTGGAGCAGGACCGGCTCCAGTCGCTCTCCTTCGACCCCAAGGTCATCGAGTCCGAGCGCGGCGTCGTCTACTCCGAGCGCCGCTCGGGCGTGGACAATGACAACAACGGCGCGCTCCAGGAGCAGTTGCAGGCCACCGCCTTCGTCGCGCACCCGTACCAGATCCCCGTCATCGGCTGGCCGTCCGACATCGAGTCCTGGCGCATGGAGGACCTCCAGGCCTACTTCAAGACCTACTACGCCCCCAACAACGCCACGCTCGTCCTCGCGGGCGACCTGGATCCGGACCGCGTCTTCGAGCAGGTGGAGGCCACGCTCGGCACCATCCCCGCGCAGCCCGCGCCGGAGCCCGTGCGCACGAAGGAGCCCGAACAGCAGGGCGAGCGCCGCATCGTCGTGAAGAAGCTGGCGCAGTCCCCGCTGCTCCAGGTCGCCTACCACGGCCTCGCCGCCAACGACCCGGACATCGAGACGCTGGAGTTGCTGGGCCTCATCCTCACGTACGGCGACTCGTCGCGACTGCACCGCAAGCTGGTGGACGAAGCTCGCGTGGCCATCCGCGTCCGGAGCACCACCGCCGGGGGCTTCGACCCGTCGCTCGTCTGGTTCTCCGTGGACCTGACGCCGGGCGGCGACCTGGCGAAGACCGAGGCGCTGCTCAACGCGGAGCTGGCCCGCGTGGTGAAGGACGGCGTCACCGACGCGGAGCTGCGCAAGGCGCGCAACGTGGCGCTGGCCACCTTCTGGCGCAAGCTGGAGACCAACAGCGGCCGCGCCCGCGAGCTGGGCAACGCCGCCACCTTCCGGGGAGACTGGAAGGCCCTGTTCGACGCGCCCTCGCGCTACGAGCAGGTCACCCGCGACGGCGTGAAGGCGCTGGCCGCCCGCATCTTCAACCCCGACCACCGCACCGTGGGCTGGCTCGTCCCCACCACGGCTCCCGCCGCCCCGGCCCACAAGGAGGCCGCGCGATGA
- a CDS encoding M4 family metallopeptidase translates to MAHRLLKTIGAAWLGVALTACGTQGSTGDEAQAPEQGRSGEDIQSTLNALNGAQVLGVHADGIPDSIRGELGRVEWTLNTLDASRQAIAGVAPAFRLNADDMVLRKSSTDEQGNQHLRFTQTKNGLEVVGGELVVHVRPDGTVFRANGSARDGLNVSALPRIAAASAREAALSATVGTGLEAQGAPRLVYVRTEEGALRLAYEVTVTGENDLMPLRDRVYVSAQDGSVVLRAPQIHSALNRKVYSANNGTSTPGTLKRSEGGAATGDSHVDMNYDMLGYTYNCYKTLFNRDSLNNAGTALISTVHYSRNYVNAYWDGTQMVYGDGDGVNSIELGKDADVTVHELTHAVTEYESNLTYSGQSGGLNEAMSDTFGAICESWASGTWSTAADIWMVGEDVWTPGTANDALRYMDDPAKDGASKDWAANVTSGTDVHYSSGVPNLAFALLSKGGTHPRGRSSIVVPAIGVEKAGRIWYKANTDIYTAGTTFAQAKTWTIQAAADLGYDQATQDAVKAAWEAVGVGGTVTPPTSTPLTNGTAVTVADSTGNNKYFSLVVPSGATALTFTISGGTGDADLYVKFGSVPDASTYDCRPYAGGNSETCTITNIQAGTYYVMLNAYATYSGVSLKGSYTTGGGSGGNVLQNNVPVTGISGASGSFTNEWITVDVPANKTVTIATSGGTGDGDLHVKFGSSPTTTSYDCRPYKSGNAETCTITKATAGKYYVKIRGYSAYSGVTLKASW, encoded by the coding sequence TTGGCTCATCGACTGTTGAAGACGATTGGCGCGGCCTGGCTCGGCGTGGCTCTGACGGCGTGCGGTACGCAGGGTTCCACGGGTGACGAGGCCCAGGCGCCTGAGCAGGGGCGGTCGGGCGAGGACATCCAGAGCACGCTGAACGCGCTCAACGGCGCGCAGGTGCTCGGCGTGCACGCGGACGGCATCCCGGACAGCATCCGGGGCGAGCTGGGCCGGGTGGAGTGGACGCTGAACACGCTGGACGCGAGCCGCCAGGCCATCGCGGGCGTGGCCCCGGCGTTCCGGCTGAACGCGGACGACATGGTGCTGCGCAAGTCGAGCACCGACGAGCAGGGCAACCAGCACCTGCGCTTCACGCAGACGAAGAACGGCCTGGAGGTCGTCGGCGGTGAGCTGGTGGTGCACGTGCGTCCGGACGGCACGGTGTTCCGCGCCAACGGCTCCGCGCGCGACGGCCTGAACGTGTCGGCGCTGCCGCGCATCGCGGCCGCTTCCGCGCGCGAGGCCGCGCTGAGCGCGACGGTGGGCACGGGCCTGGAGGCCCAGGGTGCTCCCCGCCTGGTGTACGTGCGCACCGAGGAAGGCGCGCTGCGCCTGGCGTACGAAGTGACGGTGACGGGTGAGAACGACCTGATGCCGCTGCGCGACCGCGTCTACGTGAGCGCCCAGGACGGCTCCGTCGTGCTGCGCGCCCCGCAGATCCACTCCGCGCTCAACCGCAAGGTCTACAGCGCGAACAACGGCACCAGCACCCCGGGCACGCTCAAGCGCAGCGAGGGCGGCGCGGCCACCGGTGACTCGCATGTCGACATGAACTACGACATGCTGGGCTACACCTACAACTGCTACAAGACGCTGTTCAACCGCGACTCGCTGAACAACGCGGGCACGGCGCTCATCAGCACGGTGCACTACAGCCGCAACTACGTGAACGCCTACTGGGACGGCACCCAGATGGTGTACGGCGACGGCGACGGCGTGAACTCCATCGAGCTGGGCAAGGACGCGGACGTCACCGTCCACGAGCTGACCCACGCCGTGACGGAGTACGAGTCCAACCTCACGTACTCCGGCCAGTCCGGCGGCCTCAACGAGGCGATGTCCGACACGTTCGGCGCCATCTGCGAGAGCTGGGCCTCCGGCACGTGGAGCACCGCGGCGGACATCTGGATGGTGGGCGAGGACGTCTGGACGCCGGGCACGGCGAACGACGCGCTCCGCTACATGGACGACCCGGCGAAGGACGGCGCGTCCAAGGACTGGGCGGCCAACGTGACGTCCGGCACGGACGTGCACTACAGCTCTGGCGTGCCGAACCTGGCGTTCGCGCTGCTCTCCAAGGGTGGCACGCACCCGCGCGGCCGCAGCAGCATCGTCGTGCCGGCCATCGGCGTCGAGAAGGCCGGCCGCATCTGGTACAAGGCCAACACCGACATCTACACGGCGGGCACGACGTTCGCGCAGGCCAAGACCTGGACCATCCAGGCCGCCGCGGACCTGGGCTACGACCAGGCCACGCAGGACGCGGTGAAGGCCGCCTGGGAAGCGGTGGGCGTGGGTGGCACTGTGACGCCCCCGACCTCCACCCCGCTGACCAACGGCACGGCGGTGACCGTGGCCGACTCCACGGGCAACAACAAGTACTTCTCGCTGGTGGTCCCCTCGGGCGCCACGGCCCTGACGTTCACCATCTCCGGTGGCACGGGTGACGCGGACCTGTACGTGAAGTTCGGCTCGGTGCCGGACGCGTCCACCTACGACTGCCGTCCGTACGCCGGTGGCAACTCGGAGACGTGCACCATCACCAACATCCAGGCGGGCACCTACTACGTGATGCTGAACGCCTACGCCACGTACTCGGGCGTGTCGCTGAAGGGCTCCTACACCACCGGCGGTGGCAGCGGCGGCAACGTGCTGCAGAACAACGTCCCGGTGACGGGCATCTCCGGCGCCTCCGGCTCGTTCACCAACGAGTGGATCACCGTGGACGTGCCGGCGAACAAGACGGTCACCATCGCCACCTCCGGCGGTACGGGTGACGGCGACCTGCACGTGAAGTTCGGCTCCTCGCCGACGACCACGTCCTACGACTGCCGTCCCTACAAGTCCGGCAACGCGGAGACGTGCACCATCACCAAGGCGACCGCGGGCAAGTACTACGTGAAGATCCGCGGCTACAGCGCCTACTCGGGCGTGACGCTCAAGGCGAGCTGGTAG